Proteins encoded in a region of the Vicia villosa cultivar HV-30 ecotype Madison, WI linkage group LG5, Vvil1.0, whole genome shotgun sequence genome:
- the LOC131602912 gene encoding CBS domain-containing protein CBSCBSPB3-like has product MSGHLTRRHSGTHKKAPSMSKRIENGTASEPSSKPSSPPSFESDGGERTVKKLRLSKALTISEGTSVSDACRRMAARRVDAVLLTDSNALLSGIMTDKDIATRVIAEGLRPDQTMVSKVMTRNPLFVTSDTRAIEALQKMVQGKFRHLPVVENGEVIAILDITKCLYDAISRMEKAAEQGSAIAAAVEGAERQRSSNASAPNALLETLRERIFKPSLSTLISENTKVAIASAADPVYVAAKKMQELRVNSAVIVSLSGSRIQGILTSKDILMRVVAQNLSPELTLVEKVMTPNPDCATLDTTILDALHMMHDGKFLHLPVLDRHGYVAACIDVLQITHAAISLVESSSGAVNDVANTIMQKFWDSAFALEPPEDFDTHSDVSGLMTSDGADTSKYSTGFGNSFPFKFEDPNGRMHRINCGTEHLDELVSAVMQRVVIKDRELPAIVYEDDEGDRIFLGTDDDLVAAVSYARSAGVKALKLHLDFSNSVKPTPIPGTATRPKSSVLSLKSSIFAGAIVITSIGVLVYLKRSK; this is encoded by the exons ATGAGCGGTCATTTAACCAGGAGGCACAGTGGGACCCACAAAAAGGCTCCTTCTATGTCCAAAAGGATCGAAAATGGAACCGCCAGCGAACCTTCCAGCAAACCTTCTTCTCCTCCTTCCTTCGA GTCTGATGGAGGAGAAAGGACGGTAAAGAAGCTTAGGTTGTCCAAAGCCCTCACTATATCTGAGGGGACATCAGTTTCAGATGCGTGTCGGCGAATGGCAGCGCGGCGCGTTGATGCTGTTTTGTTGACTGATTCAAATGCTTTGTTATCGGGGATCATGACTGACAAG GATATTGCTACTAGAGTTATTGCCGAGGGTTTGCGACCGGATCAAACAATGGTGTCAAAAGTAATGACTCGGAATCCTTTGTTTGTGACGTCAGATACACGGGCCATTGAAGCCCTTCAAAAGATGGTCCAAG GGAAATTCAGGCACCTGCCTGTTGTGGAAAATGGGGAAGTCATTGCCATACTGGATATTACCAAATGTCTTTATGATGCCATATCTAGGATGGAGAAGGCTGCCGAGCAAGGGAGTGCCATTGCTGCTGCAGTTGAAGGTGCGGAACGTCAGCGGAGTAGCAATGCATCTG CTCCAAATGCTTTGTTAGAAACATTGAGAGAGCGGATATTCAAGCCTTCCTTGTCAACCCTAATCAGCGAAAATACAAA GGTTGCTATTGCATCAGCAGCAGATCCTGTGTATGTAGCTGCAAAAAAGATGCAGGAGTTGCGTGTTAATTCAGCTGTTATCGTATCCTTGTCAGGATCCAGGATTCAAGGGATACTCAC GTCAAAGGACATACTAATGCGTGTTGTGGCTCAAAATCTCTCTCCCGAATTGACTCTAGTGGAAAag GTAATGACTCCAAACCCAGATTGTGCAACACTAGATACAACAATACTTGATGCCCTGCATATGATGCACGATGGGAAATTTTTACATCTTCCTGTGCTAGACAGAC ATGGATATGTTGCTGCTTGCATTGATGTTTTGCAAATAACTCATGCTGCAATTTCCTTG GTTGAGAGTAGCTCTGGAGCTGTTAATGATGTGGCAAATACAATTATGCAAAAATTTTGGGACTCAGCTTTTGCTCTTGAGCCACCAGAAGATTTTGATACTCATAG TGATGTTTCTGGGCTCATGACATCGGATGGAGCAGATACATCAAAATATTCTACGGGTTTTGGAAATTCATTTCCTTTCAAATTTGAGGATCCCAATGGTCGCATGCATCGAATCAACTGTG GTACTGAACATCTAGATGAGCTAGTATCTGCAGTCATGCAGAGAGTTGTTATCAAGGACAGAGAACTCCCTGCAATCGTG TACGAGGACGATGAAGGTGATAGAATTTTTCTTGGAACCGATGACGATCTTGTTGCTGCTGTCAGCTATGCTAGATCTGCAGGAGTGAAG GCTTTAAAGTTGCATTTGGATTTCAGCAATTCAGTCAAACCAACACCAATCCCTGGTACAGCCACTAGACCAAAATCTAGTGTTTTGTCTCTCAAGTCCAGTATATTTGCAGGGGCTATTGTTATAACAAGCATTGGCGTATTAGTCTACCTAAAACGATCCAAGTAA
- the LOC131602915 gene encoding uncharacterized protein At4g08330, chloroplastic-like, translating to MIAYEEEEMPKLSSSYQSHQPLHLSSFIRDVNYSCGSCGYELNLNSSNRNTTSLVNSNYGKSIKKKRKRSLISFFSVDETRFTHIQQFSFSWISFFNFQRTATATKLLCRNCGNHLGYARTFPSHSGSNSWDGISDSRTFYIKLNSIQPSSQS from the exons ATGATTGCctatgaagaagaagagatgcCTAAGTTATCATCATCATACCAATCTCACCAACCACTTCACCTCTCTTCCTTCATCAGAGATGTCAATTACAG CTGTGGTTCGTGTGGTTATGAACTGAACTTGAACTCCAGCAACCGCAACACAACATCTCTCGTCAATTCAAATTATGGAAAATCAattaagaagaagaggaagagatcTCTCATTTCATTCTTCTCTGTTGACGAAACCAGATTCACTCACATTCAACAATTCTCATTCTCGTGGATTTCATTTTTCAATTTCCAACGCACAGCAACAGCAACGAAACTCCTCTGCCGCAACTGCGGGAATCATCTAGGTTATGCTCGCACTTTCCCTTCTCACTCTGGTTCTAACTCATGGGATGGTATCTCTGATTCTAGAACCTTCTACATCAAACTCAATTCCATTCAACCTTCTTCGCAATCATAA
- the LOC131602914 gene encoding uncharacterized protein LOC131602914 encodes MITTCRASSSSYSYSTANPLSFRSSLHSKPAYLSLSHLFFPRIFHKGIALSSSTQFKPRSHLDGKEGYFNNGLEEDGDREVHCELQVVSWRERRVKAEISINADIDSVWNALTDYEHLADFIPNLVWSGRIPCPFPGRIWLEQRGFQRAMYWHIEARVVLDLQEFLNSEWDRELHFSMVDGDFKKFEGKWSVKSGTRSSSTNLSYEVNVIPRFNFPAIFLERIIRSDLPVNLRALAYRVERTLLGNQKLPLPEDDLHKALAINGSSVKKINGSLCESNKLTAGEDKGLDTSISGSLPTSSSELNSNWGIFGKVCSLDKPCVVDEVHLRRFDGLLENGGVHRCVFASITVKAPVCDVWNVMSSYETLPEVVPNLAISKILSRDNNKVRILQEGCKGLLYMVLHARVVLDLCEQLEQEISFEQVEGDFDSFQGKWTFEQLGNHHTLLKYSVESKMRKDTFLSEAIMEEVIYEDLPSNLCAIRDYVENQKASQSSEVCEQHANSGQQNIASASEDDNSSSSADDFSDCNVQCSSNQRSRVPGLQRDIEILKSELLKFVAEHGQEGFMPMRKQLRLHGRVDIEKAITRMGGFRKIATMMNLALAYKNRKPKGYWDNLENLQEEISKFQRSWGMDPSFMPSRKSFERVGRFDIARALEKWGGLHEVSRLLSLKARRKRSSQDNLAKDKENDQMESPVDREINTASRPYISQDTHKWHTELKQLDINWVE; translated from the exons ATGATCACTACATGcagagcttcttcttcttcttattcttattcAACCGCCAACCCACTTTCTTTCCGTTCTTCCCTACATTCTAAACCAGCATACCTCTCACTGAGCCACCTCTTTTTCCCTCGAATTTTTCACAAGGGAATTGCTCTCTCCTCATCAACACAGTTCAAACCCCGAAGCCATTTGGATGGTAAAGAAGGATATTTCAATAATGGGCTAGAAGAAGATGGTGACCGTGAAGTTCACTGTGAGCTTCAAGTGGTTTCTTGGAGGGAACGGAGAGTTAAGGCTGAGATTTCTATCAATGCTGATATTGATTCTGTTTGGAATGCTCTCACTGATTATGAACACCTCGCTGATTTCATACCAAATCTTGTTTGGAG TGGGCGTATTCCCTGCCCATTTCCAGGAAGGATATGGTTAGAGCAAAGAGGATTTCAAAGGGCAATGTATTGGCACATCGAAGCTCGTGTTGTCTTGGATCTTCAAGAATTTCTCAATTCT GAATGGGATCGAGAACTTCATTTTTCCATGGTTGATGGAGATTTTAAGAAGTTTGAGGGAAAATGGTCTGTAAAATCAGGAACAAG ATCATCATCGACTAATTTATCTTATGAGGTTAATGTGATACCAAGATTCAACTTCCCAGCTATTTTCTTAGAAAGGATTATCAGATCAGATCTTCCTGTGAATCTCCGAGCCTTAGCCTATAGAGTTGAAAGGACTCTTTTGGGAAACCAGAAACTTCCTCTACCTGAAGATGACTTGCACAAAGCTTTGGCTATTAATGGATCTTCTGTCAAAAAGATAAATGGTTCTTTGTGTGAAAGCAACAAATTGACTGCTGGAGAAGATAAAGGTTTGGACACTTCAATTTCCGGTTCATTGCCTACATCTTCGAGTGAGTTAAACAGCAATTGGGGTATTTTTGGAAAAGTTTGTAGCCTTGACAAGCCTTGTGTAGTGGACGAAGTTCATCTCCGCAGATTTGATGGACTTTTG GAAAATGGAGGTGTTCATCGATGTGTTTTTGCAAGTATAACAGTTAAAGCTCCTGTTTGTGATGTATGGAATGTTATGTCTTCCTATGAGACGCTTCCTGA GGTAGTTCCAAATTTAGCAATCAGTAAGATTTTATCACGAGATAACAATAAAGTCCGTATTCTTCAG GAAGGATGCAAGGGTCTGCTTTATATGGTGCTTCACGCCCGCGTTGTGTTAGATTTGTGTGAACAGCTAGAACAAGAGATTAGTTTTGAACAGGTTGAAGGTGACTTTGACTCCTTCCAAGGAAAATGGACTTTTGAGCAACTAGGAAATCATCACACACTTCTAAAGTACTCTGTGGAGTCAAAAATGCGCAAAGATACTTTCCTTTCTGAAGCTATCATGGAAGAG GTCATTTATGAAGATCTGCCATCAAACTTGTGTGCTATACGAGACTACGTTGAGAACCAGAAAGCATCTCAATCATCGGAAGTTTGTGAGCAGCATGCAAATTCCGGACAACAAAATATTGCATCTGCCTCTGAAGATGATAACAGCTCTAGTTCAGCTGATGATTTTTCTGATTGTAATGTTCAATGCTCGTCTAATCAAAGGTCAAGAGTTCCAGGGTTACAGAGGGATATTGAAATCCTAAAATCTGAACTACTGAAATTCGTAGCTGAACATGGACAGGAAGGGTTTATGCCAATGCGAAAGCAGCTTCGGTTGCACGGAAGAGTGGATATTGAGAAGGCTATAACTCGCATGGGTGGATTCAGAAAGATTGCAACCATGATGAACCTCGCTCTAGCTTacaaaaaccgcaaaccaaaggGTTATTGGGATAATCTTGAAAATTTGCAGGAAGAG ATAAGTAAATTTCAAAGAAGCTGGGGAATGGACCCGTCATTTATGCCTAGTAGAAAGTCGTTTGAACGCGTAG GCCGATTTGATATTGCACGAGCGCTAGAAAAGTGGGGTGGACTTCATGAGGTATCGCGCCTTTTGTCCCTTAAGGCGAGGAGGAAAAGAAGCAGTCAGGACAACCTTGCCAAGGATAAGGAAAATGATCAAATGGAATCACCTGTAGATAGAGAGATCAATACAGCATCTCGACCCTATATTTCTCAAGACACACACAAGTGGCATACAGAACTTAAACAGTTGGACATAAATTGGGTTGAGTAA